DNA sequence from the Paraburkholderia azotifigens genome:
GCAAGCCGTCGATCACACCTTCCGCGTAGAGCCGCAAGAGCAGCGCGTGCACGGCGTCGAACACTTCGGCGCGCTCGACGCGCACGGCCGCGAGTGTGCTGATATCGAAGAAGCGCCGCCAGTTCACTTCGTCCGACGCCGTGCGCCACCACGCGAGCCGGAAATGCTGACGCTCGATCAGTCGATGCAGGCGGTCTCGCGTCACGGGATCGTTCGGTGAATACGCTTCGAGCACGAACTCGATGGCCGATGCGCCGTTCTGCCGCACGAACTCGCGCAGCGCTTCGCGGCCTTCGGCGGCGCGCGGCTGATCGGCGGGCTGGGTCGTGACGGACGCGAACCGGTCGGCGAGCGCGCTCAGGTCCGCGCGATTCGCCGATTGCAGGATCGCCGCGTAATCGATCGGGCACACCGGGCACTCGTGCTCGGCATAGACGATGTTGAAGCGTCCGTTCCCTGCATCGAAGCGCAGCGCGATACGGCCGGCGAACAGTTCGTCGCCATACGATGCGCCGAGCACGGGCATCAGCACCTTGCCGCGCAACGCCGGGTCGGGCGAGTGCCAGTCGACATCGAAGTAGCGCGCAAATGCGCTATGACGGCCCCACTCGAGTATGTCCTGCCACCACGCATTGTGTTTGCTCACGCCCATGTGGTTCGGCACGACATCGACGATCAGGCCCATGCCGAGTTCGTGCAGCTTGTCGGTGAGGCGTCGCAGGCCGTGTTCGCCGCCGCATTCGGCGCTGACCTGGCCGTAGTCGACCGTGTCGTAGCCGTGCGTCGAGCCGGGCGTGGCTGTCGTGATCGGCGAAGCGTACAGATGGCTCACGCCGAGCGCGGCGAAATAGTCGACGTGCGCGAGCGCATCGTCGAACGTGAAGTCGCGATGGAACTGGAGTCGGAGCGTGGCGCGCGGAACAGTCATGGCGTATCGGACAACGAGGAAGCAGAGGTTGAGTTGGTGCGCGCCCGCTCGATCGCGAGCAGGCGGTCGCAAAACGTTTCGTCGGCGAACAGCGCGTCGACGGGCTGGATCACACGGCGGCGCCAGTTCGGATGCTCGTCGATCGAGCCTGGCAGATTCGGCTGATCCGCGAGACCGAGCAGGTCTTCGAGCGGATAGGTGACGAGCGGCGACGGCGTGGCGCCGACGAACGCGAGCGCTTCGTCGACGGGCGCTTCATCGGGCGGCGGCGGCTCGACGTCGGGCGCGGCGATGCCGGCTTTCTGGAACGCCCGCCACAACGCGGCGCGGTCGTCGTCGCGTTCGGCTTGAGCAAGCGCGACGGGGTCGCGCCCGTCGGCGCGCGCGGCCGTCTGCCCGACACGATTGCGCCACACGATGTCCTCGCCGCGCCACCAGCCGGTGACGGTGGGCAGATCGTGCGTGGTCGTCGTCGCGACTGCGCCGCGGTCCCATTCGGCCGGCGCCATGAAACCCTTGCCGTCCTTCGTGCGTTCGAACCACAGCACGCGGATGCCCGCGAGCCCATGTTCGCTGAGCCGCTCGCGGAAACCCGGCGGCACGGTGCCGAGGTCTTCGCCGATCACGATCGCGCGATGCCGCCACGATTCGAGCGCGATGAGCCGCAGCATGTCTTCGAGCGGATAGCGCAGATACGCGCCGTTCTTCGCAGGTTCGCCTTCCGGCACGAGCCACAGGCGCCGCAGCCCGAGAATGTGATCGATGCGGATGCCGCCCGCGCAGGCGAACGCGGCGCGCAGCATGTCGATGAACGCCGAGAAGCCCTGAGTGCGCATCGCGCGCGGCGAGAACGTGGTGAGTCCCCAAGCCTGGCCGGCCTGATTGAACAGATCGGGCGGCGCGCCGACGGACACGCCATGCAGCATGTCGTCGCGATACGACCACGCGTGCGAGCCCGCGCTATCGCAACCGACGGCGAGGTCCGCAATCAGGCCGATCGCCATGCCCGCGTCGCGCGCCGCATGCTGCGCGTGCGACAGCCCTTTCGACGCCAGCCATTGCAGGAACAGATGGAACTCGACTTCATGCCGATGCTCGTTCGCGAACGCCTCGACTTCGGGGCTGCGCGGGTCTTGCAGCGCGTCGGGCCACTTGCGCCAGTAGCCTTCTCCGTCGTGCTGCAACTGGAACGCGTGTAGCGCTTCGAAGCGCGCGTGGTCTTCGAGCGCACGTCCGCCGCGCTCGCAGAAGCCGTGAAATTCCAGCGCGCGCGGCGAGTCCTGCGCGCGGTCGTTTGCGCAAAAACGCTCGAACAGCACGCGCAGTGTCTTGAGCTTGAGGGGCGTCGCCGTCTTCCAGTCGATCAGCGGCTCCGCTTCGAGCTTCGCCCATTTTTCGGCGCCGCCCGCCGCATCGAGCGCGGCCTGCGCGGCTTGCGCGCCGAACACGGCGGCAGGATCGATATGCGTGACGTTCAGCCACAGACGCGACGATGGAGAGTACGGACTGAACGATCCCGGCAAGGCGCTGAACATCGCGTGCGTGGGGCTGATCGCAAGCGCATGCGCGCCGCGTTTCGCGCTTTCGATCGCGAGCGTGGTCAGCGCGGTGTAGTCGCCGATACCGCCGTCGCCCACGCGCCGCAAGCCGTAGATCTGTGCGGCGATGCCCCACATCGGCGGCGTCTTCCTGTCGTCGCCGTGCAGCGCGCGCCATGCGTCGGCGACCGTGTAGCACTGCGCGGGCGCGACGGCGAGCGTCATCCGGTGATCGTTGAGCACGAGCGTGTGATAGCCGGGCTCGTCGATCGGCGAGAGCAGGGCGGCTTCGCCTTTGGGCGCCGTGAAGCGTCCGTCGATCAGCGAGCCGCTCTCCAGTTCGATCCGGTAGTGGCTGCCCGATTTGATCGCGGCCGCGGGCAGCCCGATACCGCGTCCGCATTCGACCGTCATCAACGGCGGCAGCTTGCGGCCGGACAGTTCGGCATCGAGCGCGGCGGCGCTCTGGCGGATCTGCGTGGCGTTGCCGCACGGCAGGCCCATGCGGTCGAGCAGCGCGGCGAGCGTGCTGTCGGGGACGCGCTTTTTGTTGCGATGCGCGTCTTCCCATTCGACTTCGAAGCCTGCGCGCGCGGCGAGCGTGTCGATGGAAATGCCGGGACGTCGGGTCGTGGCCACGCGTGTCACTCCTCTTGAACGTGCTTGCGCGCGTCATGACCGACCGCGTATTCGCTGACGTCGCCCGTCAGCCACGCGACGAATGCATTCGGCGGCAATTCGCCCGTGTCGATGCGATCGCGCACGCGCGGCGGCGTTTCGAAGATCAGCTTGCCTGCGGGACGATTGTCGAGCCGCACGCCGTTTTTGCCGAGATTCAGCGCGATCGACAGCGTTTCGCCGTCGGCGAGTCTCCAGCGTGCGACGAGCGCGTTCGCGTCCTGAGCGCCGGATGCGTCCAGCACGGTCGCGCCGAGCGGTTTCGCCTGCCCGAGGCGCGGCGCGATCAGCTTGGCGCGCACGGCGAGCGCGGACTTATAGAAGTGCATCCAGTCGAGCGCGTCCTTGTTTTCGGGCGTGTCGCGAGAATCGCCTTCACGTTCGGCGGGCGACGACCTGACGAGCGTTTGCGGATCGTTCGGATCGGGAATCTGCGCGCGGCGTGTTTCGTCGGCGAATGCGGAGAAGCGCGCGAACTCCTTGCGACGCCCTTCGCGCACGGCGTTCGCGAGATCGCCGGTGTAGTCGGTGAAGAACAGGAACGGCTGCTTCGAGCCGTACTCTTCGTCCATGAACAGCAGCGGTATCTGCGGCGACAGCAGCAACAGGCCCGTCGCGGCGCGCAGCGCGTCGTCGGAGCAGAGCGAGCGCAGACGCTCGCCCATTGCTCGGTTGCCGATCTGGTCGTGGTTCTGCAGGAACGCGACGAACGACGCGGGCGGAAGGTGCCCGCTAGGCTGGCCGCGCGGCTTGCCGTCGTGGATCGGCGAAGGATCGCCCTGATAGCCGAAGCCGCTGCCGAGGATCGTCGCGAGCTTCTGGATCGGCCGGTCGGCGTAGGCGGCGTAATAGCCTTCGTGTTCGCCCGTCAGCAGCACGTGCAACGTGTTATGCGCGTCGTCGTTCCATTGCGCGGTGAAATGCGTGTCGAGCAGTTCTGCCGTATTGCGCTCGTTTTCGAGCACGAGATGCACATGCCGGCCGTGTTGCACATGGGCGCGCACGTGATCGGAGAAACAGCGCAGCCAGTCGTCGTTATCGATGGCATGCACGGCGTCGAGCCGCAAGCCGTCGAAGCGGAATTCGTTGAGCCAGTACAGCGCGTTGTCGCAGAAGAACTCGCTCACTTCGCTGCGCTCGAAGTCGATCGCGGGGCCCCAGGGCGTGTGCGTGCCTTCGCGGAAGAACGGCTTCGCGTACTGCTGCAGATAATTGCCGTCAGGGCCGAAGTGGTTGTAGACGACATCGAGAAACACGGCGAGACCGTGACCATGCGTGGCGTCGATCAGGGCCTTGAGTTCGTCGGGGCGTCCGTACGCGGAGTCGGGCGCATACGGCAGCACGCCGTCGTAGCCCCAGTTGCGCGTGCCGGAAAAATCGTTGAGCGGCATCAGTTCGATCGCGGTGACGCCGAGCGCGGCGATGGCGGGCAGACGCTTCATCACGCCCGCATAGCCGCCGAGCGCGCCGACGTGCAGCTCGTACAGCACCGTTTCTTCCCACGGCCGGCCGCACCAGTTCGTGTGCGTCCACGTGTACGCGCGCGGATCGATCACTTCGCTCGGCCCGTGCACGTCTTGCGGCTGAAAGCGCGACGCAGGATCGGGTATCAGCAGCGCGCCGTCGAGCTTGTAGCGATATAGCGTGCCCGCGCCGCAGCCGATTTCCGCTTCGAACCAGCCGTTGCCCGTCGGGCTCATGTCGTGCGTGGCGGCTGCCTGCCCGTCATGATCATTTTCAATAGCGACCTGCACTTTCGCGCACGAAGGCGCCCACAGCCGGAAGCGCGTGCGCGGCTTCGCGCTCGCCGCGCCGAGCAGCTGCGCGCCGAACGGCAGGCAGTGCGCGTAATGATGCGCGTGAGGGTCGATCGGACGTTCATGCATGATTGTCACCATTCGTCGGCGTGCTGACAGGCGTATTCGTCCGCACTTTCAGCATCGGCATTCATTCGATAGTCGGTGCGTGTCTGCTCAGCCGGACTGCTCCGGGTCCGGCATCGACGTGCCCGGATCCGGCGGCAGGGCCGTCAACAGACGCGGACCGTACTGCGCGCCGGCACGCCAGCTCGCCTGCCAGTCCGCGTCGCCCGTGGGCTGCGCGGCGAGCACGACCATGCTGTGCGCGGCGACTTCCAGATCGGGCGTCGCGAGCGGCGCGGGCGGCGCCTCCGGGTCCGCCGTATCGAGCAGCACATGCCATTCCAGGTGCGGCGGAGGCGGCGTGAAACGCAGCGCCGCCGCTGCCGCATTCAACATCATCAACAATACTTCCGTTTCTCCGTTCAGCCCTGCGCCCGCGCGCCGCAGCGTGAAGGCGCGGCCCTCGGGATCCTGCCAGGCTTCGATGGTCAGCGCTTCGCCGTGCTCGTCGAACCAGCCGACGTCGTAGAGGCCCGGGAGCACCTCGCGATCGCCGAACAGGAAGCGGTTTTCGCGCAGCAGCGGATGCTGTTTTCGCAACGCGATCATGCGCGCGAAGAACATAGTCATTTTGCGCCCGTGTGGGAGCGCGGCACGTTCCCAATCTATCCAGGAAATTTCGTTATCCTGGCAATACGCGTTGTTGTTGCCGCGCTGGGTGCGGCCCATTTCGTCGCCCGCGAGCATCATCGGGGTGCCGAGCGCGACGAACAGCGTCGCGATCAGCGAACGCGACACGCGCTCGCGCGTTTCGGCGATGGCGGGTTCGTCGGTCGGACCTTCGAGCCCCCAGTTCGAGCCGTAGTTTTCGTTGTGGCCGTCGTTGTTATTTTCGTTGTTGATCTCGTTGTGCTTATGCGAGTACGAGACGAGATCGGAGAGCGTGAAGCCGTCGTGCGACGTGACGAAATTGATCGACGCCGTCGGCTTGCGAAAACGCCGGTTGAACAGATCCGCCGAGCCCGTCAGCCGCGCGGCGAGATCGGGCCGCATGCCTGCGTCGCCGCGCCAGAAGCGCCGCACGGAATCGCGGAAACGGTCGTTCCATTCGCTGATGCCGGGCGGATGATTGCCGAGCTGATAGCCGCCGGGGCCGATGTCCCAAGGTTCCGAGATCAGCTTGCGCTGCGACAGAACGGGGTCTTGCCGGAGCGCATCGAAGAAGCCTGAACCGGGATCGAAACCCGAATGCTCGCGGCCGAGCGTGACGCCGAGATCGAAACGGAAGCCGTCGATGTTGAAAGCTGTCGACCAGTAACGCAGCGAGTCCATCACCATTTGCAGCACGCGCGGATGCGGCAGATTGAGCGTGTTGCCGCAACCCGTGTCGTTGATGTGATGGCGCTCGTCGCCTGGAATGAGGCGGTAATAGCTGGCATTGTCGAGTCCTCGCCACGACACGGTGGGGCCCATTTCATTGCCTTCGCATGTGTGGTTATAGACGACGTCGAGTATCACCTCGATTCCTGCCGCGTGCAGTTGACGGACGGCGATGCGCATTTCATCGAGCCGGTGCGCCGACAGGTACGACGGCTCGGGCGCGAAGAACGCGGCCGTGTTGTAGCCCCAGTAGTTGCGCAGCCCGCGCTCGACGAGAAAGCGGTCGTTGAGGAACGCATGCACGGGCAGCAGTTCGACGGCGGTGACGCCGAGCTTCAGCAGATGCTCGATGAATTCCGGCGACGCGAGCGCCGCGAAGGTGCCGCGTTCTGGCGCGCGCAGATCCTTGCGCAACATCGATGCACCGCGCACGTGGGTTTCGTAGATGACGGTTTCGCTCCACGGCACGTTGGGGCGCGTGTCGTGCGACCAGTCGAAGGCTTCGTCGACGACGACGCATTTGGGCATGGCGGGAGCGGAGTCGCGCCGGTCGATCGACAGGTCCATTCTGTTCGAGTGCACGCGATAGCTGAACAGCGCGTCCGACCATCGGAATTGTCCGATGAGTTTTCGTGCATACGGGTCGAGCAGCAGCTTGTGCGGATTGAATCTGTGTCCGTGTTGGGGTTGATATGGGCCGTGGGCCCTGAAGGCGTAGACCGTGCCGGGGTGTGCGTGCGGCAGGTAGCCGTGCCATACCTCGTCGGTGCACTCCGGAAGCGCGTAGCGTTTCAGTTCTTTTCTGCCTGTCGGTTCGAAGAGGCACAACTCGATGCGTTGGGCGTTTGCCGAGAAGACGGCGAAGTTCACGCCGAGTCCGTCCCAGCTCGAGCCTAAAGGGTAGGGGTTGCCTGGCAGCAGGCGGTCTGGGAGTACGTGTGGCATGTTCGTTTTGCCTTCGGCCTTGGTGTTGGTTTTTCTGCTTTCGCTGGACCTGGT
Encoded proteins:
- the malQ gene encoding 4-alpha-glucanotransferase, producing MATTRRPGISIDTLAARAGFEVEWEDAHRNKKRVPDSTLAALLDRMGLPCGNATQIRQSAAALDAELSGRKLPPLMTVECGRGIGLPAAAIKSGSHYRIELESGSLIDGRFTAPKGEAALLSPIDEPGYHTLVLNDHRMTLAVAPAQCYTVADAWRALHGDDRKTPPMWGIAAQIYGLRRVGDGGIGDYTALTTLAIESAKRGAHALAISPTHAMFSALPGSFSPYSPSSRLWLNVTHIDPAAVFGAQAAQAALDAAGGAEKWAKLEAEPLIDWKTATPLKLKTLRVLFERFCANDRAQDSPRALEFHGFCERGGRALEDHARFEALHAFQLQHDGEGYWRKWPDALQDPRSPEVEAFANEHRHEVEFHLFLQWLASKGLSHAQHAARDAGMAIGLIADLAVGCDSAGSHAWSYRDDMLHGVSVGAPPDLFNQAGQAWGLTTFSPRAMRTQGFSAFIDMLRAAFACAGGIRIDHILGLRRLWLVPEGEPAKNGAYLRYPLEDMLRLIALESWRHRAIVIGEDLGTVPPGFRERLSEHGLAGIRVLWFERTKDGKGFMAPAEWDRGAVATTTTHDLPTVTGWWRGEDIVWRNRVGQTAARADGRDPVALAQAERDDDRAALWRAFQKAGIAAPDVEPPPPDEAPVDEALAFVGATPSPLVTYPLEDLLGLADQPNLPGSIDEHPNWRRRVIQPVDALFADETFCDRLLAIERARTNSTSASSLSDTP
- the treZ gene encoding malto-oligosyltrehalose trehalohydrolase, which encodes MHERPIDPHAHHYAHCLPFGAQLLGAASAKPRTRFRLWAPSCAKVQVAIENDHDGQAAATHDMSPTGNGWFEAEIGCGAGTLYRYKLDGALLIPDPASRFQPQDVHGPSEVIDPRAYTWTHTNWCGRPWEETVLYELHVGALGGYAGVMKRLPAIAALGVTAIELMPLNDFSGTRNWGYDGVLPYAPDSAYGRPDELKALIDATHGHGLAVFLDVVYNHFGPDGNYLQQYAKPFFREGTHTPWGPAIDFERSEVSEFFCDNALYWLNEFRFDGLRLDAVHAIDNDDWLRCFSDHVRAHVQHGRHVHLVLENERNTAELLDTHFTAQWNDDAHNTLHVLLTGEHEGYYAAYADRPIQKLATILGSGFGYQGDPSPIHDGKPRGQPSGHLPPASFVAFLQNHDQIGNRAMGERLRSLCSDDALRAATGLLLLSPQIPLLFMDEEYGSKQPFLFFTDYTGDLANAVREGRRKEFARFSAFADETRRAQIPDPNDPQTLVRSSPAEREGDSRDTPENKDALDWMHFYKSALAVRAKLIAPRLGQAKPLGATVLDASGAQDANALVARWRLADGETLSIALNLGKNGVRLDNRPAGKLIFETPPRVRDRIDTGELPPNAFVAWLTGDVSEYAVGHDARKHVQEE
- the glgX gene encoding glycogen debranching protein GlgX, whose product is MPHVLPDRLLPGNPYPLGSSWDGLGVNFAVFSANAQRIELCLFEPTGRKELKRYALPECTDEVWHGYLPHAHPGTVYAFRAHGPYQPQHGHRFNPHKLLLDPYARKLIGQFRWSDALFSYRVHSNRMDLSIDRRDSAPAMPKCVVVDEAFDWSHDTRPNVPWSETVIYETHVRGASMLRKDLRAPERGTFAALASPEFIEHLLKLGVTAVELLPVHAFLNDRFLVERGLRNYWGYNTAAFFAPEPSYLSAHRLDEMRIAVRQLHAAGIEVILDVVYNHTCEGNEMGPTVSWRGLDNASYYRLIPGDERHHINDTGCGNTLNLPHPRVLQMVMDSLRYWSTAFNIDGFRFDLGVTLGREHSGFDPGSGFFDALRQDPVLSQRKLISEPWDIGPGGYQLGNHPPGISEWNDRFRDSVRRFWRGDAGMRPDLAARLTGSADLFNRRFRKPTASINFVTSHDGFTLSDLVSYSHKHNEINNENNNDGHNENYGSNWGLEGPTDEPAIAETRERVSRSLIATLFVALGTPMMLAGDEMGRTQRGNNNAYCQDNEISWIDWERAALPHGRKMTMFFARMIALRKQHPLLRENRFLFGDREVLPGLYDVGWFDEHGEALTIEAWQDPEGRAFTLRRAGAGLNGETEVLLMMLNAAAAALRFTPPPPHLEWHVLLDTADPEAPPAPLATPDLEVAAHSMVVLAAQPTGDADWQASWRAGAQYGPRLLTALPPDPGTSMPDPEQSG